The Photobacterium sanguinicancri genome includes the window AGGTCATGATGCTCAGATTATTGCCGCCGCTGAGGTAGAACTGTAATGCAAGAAACACAAGAACACCGTTATAGCGTTGGTATCGACTTAGGTACAACTCACTGCGTATTGTCGTATGTTGACCTTCAAGATGAAGATGCCAGCGTTAAAGTAATGCCTATCGCCCAGCTAACGACGCCGGGTCACGTTGAAGAAAAAGATCAACTGCCATCATTCATGTATCAAGCACATGAATCCGAGCTAGCACAGGGCGACACAGCGTTGCCTTGGAACACGCAGCCAAAGGCAATTGTTGGTGCAATGGCACGTAACTTAGGCAGTAAAACACCAATTCGTCTTATCGCGAGTGCTAAAAGTTGGTTATGTCATGGTGGTGTGAACCGCCGCGACGCATTTCTTCCGCTAAATAGCCCAGAAGAAGTGATCAAGGCTTCACCACTCGAAGCGACGCGTTGTTATTTAGAACACCTCGTTGATGCTTGGAACCATAATCATCCTGAAACACCATTATGCGATCAAGATGTTACGGTTACCGTTCCTGCCTCTTTTGACCCAGCAGCTCGCGAGTTAACGGCTGAAGCAGCCCGTCATGTTGGCTTTAAGCACCTTACCCTGCTTGAAGAACCACAAGCTGCGGTTTACAGCTGGATCAAAAACAATGAAGATTCTTGGCGTGACCAAGTCTCTGTTGGCGACATCGTACTTGTTGTTGATATCGGTGGTGGTACTACCGACCTTTCTTTAGTCGCTGTGACTGAAGAAGAAGGTAACTTAACCCTTAATCGTGTTGCTGTTGGCGATCACATCCTTTTGGGTGGCGACAACATGGATTTAGCCCTTGCCTACCGCTTAAAAATGAAGCTGGCGCAAGAAGGTAAACAACTACAACCTTGGCAGATCCAAGCTATCACGCATGCATGTCGCGATGCGAAAGAAGCACTGCTAAGTGATGCTGAATTACAAGCGGTTCCAATCGTTGTACCTAGCCGTGGTTCAAAACTACTGGGTGGCACGCTTCAAACCGAACTAACCCAAGAAGAAGTTCAACAAACACTGGTTGAGGGTTTCTTCCCTCGCACTGGCATTGAAGAGCATCCGGTACAAACGGCACGTGGCGCATTAACGCAAATGGGTCTGCCATATGCACAAGATGCAGCGGTAAGCCGTCATGTTGCTAGCTTCTTAAGCCGTCAAGCTTCTGCTGTAGACGAGCTGTTTGAGAAGTTTGAACAAATTCATGAAGATTTCATCCGCCCTACCGCTATTTTGTTTAACGGTGGTGTACTGAAGTCTGAGCTTATCTCTGATCGCTTACTGGCTATTATCAATAGCTGGTTAACAACAGCAGGTTCAGAAGAAGCTAAATTACTTGAAGGTTTAGATCTCGATCTTGCTGTTGCAAGTGGTGCGTCTTACTACGGTTCTGTACGCAAAGGTAAAGGCGTTCGTATCCGTGGTGGTATCGCAAGCAGCTACTATGTCGGTATCGAAAGCGCGATGCCAGCCATCCCAGGTATGGAGCCACCATTAGAAGCATTGTGTGTGGCACCGTTTGGGATGGAAGAAGGCACTCATGCTGATGTTCCTAGCCAAGAGTTTGGTCTAGTGATTGGCCAACCGGTGCAGTTCCAATTCTTTGGTTCTACAGTTCGCCGCGACGACGCTGCAGGTACGCATCTTGATTGGTGGCAACCAGAAGAAATGGAAGAGCTACCTACTATTCAGGTAACCCTACCTGTTTCTGAAGGCCGCACAGCAGGTGAAGTTGTCCCTGTTCGTCTTGCATCTCGCGTGACGGAATTAGGTACTCTTTGCTTAGAAGCTATTCCTAGCGATGGCGGCCAGAAGTGGCAAGTTGAATTCGATGTTCGTGAAAAATAATCATCGATAATATTAAAACGGCGCATCCTCGATGCGCCGTTTGTTTTAGTATCGGACATTACCTTATTTATTAAACTGGTACCCCGCAAACACTGTACAAACAATTTAAACAATAAAAATTGCGGCTACCACTTCGCTACCAATCAGCATTCACCATTGGTATAACTATCTGGAGTGATAAATGGCTTCCCCACGCTTTCTTGTCGGTATTGATTTAGGTACAACACACACCGTTGTTGCTTATACCGAAATTACCGACAACCTTGAAAATAGCCCTACGCATATTTTCAACATCGATCAACTCATCGCCCCTGGTGAAGTTGCACGTAAACCGCTACTCCCCTCTTTTCGTTACCACCCTGCTGCCAGTGAAATTAATGAATCTGAATTAATCCTGCCATGGCAGCCAGCATTGGTCGACGGTGACATTCCGCTGGTGATTGTTGGTGAGTATGCAAGAGAGCTTGGGGCAAAAGTTGAAGGTCGACAAGTCGTTAGTGCAAAAAGTTGGTTATCTCACCCGAATGTCGATCGTAATGAAGCCATCCTACCTTGGTCATCAGGCCAAGGCGTTGAAAAAGTATCACCAGTAATTGCCAGTGCGAGTTACTTGAATCATGTTCGCCAAGCATGGAACTACCACAACCAAGATTGTAAGCTTGAACACCAAGAAGTGGTTATCACGGTGCCCGCCTCTTTTGACGAAGCCGCACGCGCATTAACACTTGAAGCCGCCAAACTAGCAGGCTTGCCTAACGTTTTACTGCTTGAAGAACCACAAGCGGTTTGTTACGACTGGTATGCACAAAATAAAGACAACGCAGACACCTTACTTAAAGATATTCCATTACTTATGGTGTGCGATGTTGGTGGCGGTACAACCGATTTAAGTTTAATAAAAGTGAGCTCAAATGAAGGTAAACTTCAGCTTGATCGTATAGGTGTAGGTGATCACCTAATGTTGGGTGGCGATAACCTTGACCTTGCTCTTGCTCATCAAGCAGAGCTTCGCCTTCATGGTAGTGATAAAAAGTTAACGGCGGCTGGGTTATCTAAACTGATCCAACAAACACGTAAAGTAAAAGAGCAACTACTGTCTGGCAATGCGCCAGACACTGCAAAAGTGACTTTACTGGGAAGTGGTTCACGTTTGATTGGTGGTGCAA containing:
- a CDS encoding Hsp70 family protein, with amino-acid sequence MQETQEHRYSVGIDLGTTHCVLSYVDLQDEDASVKVMPIAQLTTPGHVEEKDQLPSFMYQAHESELAQGDTALPWNTQPKAIVGAMARNLGSKTPIRLIASAKSWLCHGGVNRRDAFLPLNSPEEVIKASPLEATRCYLEHLVDAWNHNHPETPLCDQDVTVTVPASFDPAARELTAEAARHVGFKHLTLLEEPQAAVYSWIKNNEDSWRDQVSVGDIVLVVDIGGGTTDLSLVAVTEEEGNLTLNRVAVGDHILLGGDNMDLALAYRLKMKLAQEGKQLQPWQIQAITHACRDAKEALLSDAELQAVPIVVPSRGSKLLGGTLQTELTQEEVQQTLVEGFFPRTGIEEHPVQTARGALTQMGLPYAQDAAVSRHVASFLSRQASAVDELFEKFEQIHEDFIRPTAILFNGGVLKSELISDRLLAIINSWLTTAGSEEAKLLEGLDLDLAVASGASYYGSVRKGKGVRIRGGIASSYYVGIESAMPAIPGMEPPLEALCVAPFGMEEGTHADVPSQEFGLVIGQPVQFQFFGSTVRRDDAAGTHLDWWQPEEMEELPTIQVTLPVSEGRTAGEVVPVRLASRVTELGTLCLEAIPSDGGQKWQVEFDVREK